Sequence from the Panicum virgatum strain AP13 chromosome 5N, P.virgatum_v5, whole genome shotgun sequence genome:
CCATTCCATGTCCTTACTGGAGAAGAAGCTCCTAATGCTCCCAAGGGGTGCTATGAACTGGATCCAGGCTCAACTCCACAGGAACTTCAAGTGGTCCAGCCGACTGGTGATGCTAAATAAGTTTGCCCTTGAAGCTGGTGCTTGCTCTGTATTTTCGTTTTGTGTTAGGAACTGTTTTCTTCTTTGAACCTGTCATCAGTTGGTTCACgctggcagcggcggaggcagcgGTGGGGCGggaggggctcaagcccccctaccgCTGTAATCTCCATGAAGCCCCCCCTAGGCCCCTCCTACGAATTTGAgaaggaagaaggaggggaggggttagaggaggaagaaggggaagcagCCCCTCCTACCGtgattcctggctccgccactgcacgCTGGTGTCTTTTGAACTGTACATTATATAGCCCATGTGCTGATGTGGCAGCTTCCTGTCAAGAGTTTGCAGACTTAAATGTACAATGTGCACAGTTCTCGTTCTAGATGCTTTAAGCATCAAGAGCTGAAGAAATCCATGACAAATATGCCTCCTAGACACAATTGCGAATTTTTCCACATTCTTTTAACTGTTAATTATAATTATGCTGTTATACTGTTTCCGTGAATTGATCTCTGTTGCAGTTGCAGTGGGTAAAAAAGTACGCGTGTTTTTTTCTCCCTAACTGAAAATACATTTCGTTTAGTTGCTTTTTTCCTTGAACGTGTAGAACAGCATCTCGTTTTATCAATCAATCGATGGATTACATGCCAATTCCATGGCTTGGATTAGTTGTAGAGTGGGCTTTCCAGCATTTTCTGAATTCTGCAGCGCTTGTTAAATTGTTTATGACAAAAGGTTAATTCAGGGATACTTTGGCAGCGTATAAGCAGCTACCACGACACTTTGCACTGTATAATCGTGTATATCACCTCGTGTGGTCTACACTCTACACTTTAGATCATGAACTTTGGCATGGAGCTGCTGATGGATTTAAAATTGCTGCTGCCGAATACGTATTATCTGCACCAAACATCTCATGCGTCAAACTGAAACTGCTTTCAGCTAATCAACAGGTATCAGGCTAACTGAAACATAGGCCACCATGTTAACAAGTACCACTACATCTCAGTGCACCAGAATCAAAACATTAATATCCCGGTTATTATTGTATATAAACTCAGTTCTGGGCAGATGAATGCACATCCAGAAACATTACAAACTTAACGAGATGATAACCAAACATACAAAAACCATAACTATTCCAACTTCGACAACAGTAACCTTGAACATATTCAGGTCAGCTTGCCCAGTTGACATCGTAGCTTCCCGACCCaaattctgataggtgataaAAAAAACAGTTCGATTGCTTGAGCGTGAAAAGAAACCACAGTGCCATGGATTTGTGTGCAACACAGAACCTAGTCACAGCAACATAGAAATATCTAAACATTGGCCAATGATATGAAATTGCTAAAATTTCAACATGCTTCGCTGAAGAAGGTAAAAGACCTGTCAGGCCAAGGCAGAGGGGCACGGATCAAATGCTGTGCCACATGCTATCCACTGCTTTTTGCGGCTGCATGGGAGCATGCAATCAGGAACCTTCTGCCACTCCCTTTTCAAAAGGTTGTACGTAACAAGGCGGTTCATCCGCTTTGCCTTCAAGGAGAGCATGAGCAAACCACTGTTGCCCAGGCATGTCATCTTCATGTGCTTACCGTAGAACTCTAAGCACCAGATATTTGGCATTCTGTCCACCTCCTTCCAGAGGAGAGTCATCTTCTGCAACTCCCATATGCAGACACAGGTCGCTGCATTCTTGCACAGCAGACCCACAAGCATGACCCTTCCCTGGAACTCGGCAAGTGTGTGGTCAGTCAGATGCAGTGGCAGTGGGATGGCAAACTGTCTCCAAATCCCTGTGCTTACATCATATGACAAAACACCATCTGGTTCTGCACACATGAAGTATAGCGTGCTGCCAACCGCCACAGGCTGTGACCTGAAATTCAGAGCAAGTGGCAGTTTGATGCTTGTAGGAAAAACTCCTGGACAAGACCACATGTTCTTTGTAGAGTCATACACTTCATAAGTCCCATCATTTCCTAACCACATTACTTTGTAGCCATGACTAGAACTTCTTCCGTTCAACACCATCCCTACTGCGACTCTTGACCATCCCTGGACTGATCTGGGTGGGATCTCCTTGAGTGATTGCCTAAGAGGGTTGCAAATGTAGAAATTCCTGTGGTTCAGATCCAATAAACAGACAAGGCCACCCACAGATGCCACTGGAATAACTATCTTTGTAGGAGCAAGAGGAACAGATGGGTGGTGCCATTTCTTCAGTGAAGGGTCATACATTGCAACATTATTGTTTGCATTCTCATGGGTGATTGTATAGAACCATGGCAGTCCATGTGGAGCTTCAGAGTACTGA
This genomic interval carries:
- the LOC120672246 gene encoding F-box only protein 6-like isoform X1 → MGEVAALRQLVGQVQELWDLYGANAHPLPRWYLLDFEHGSIKDDYCGGRTGYNSELLKIMETNQSPPRKRLRRDRNREKELCSNTTAVMQQEIWKEFPEDLFETVITRLPVAAIFRFRTVCRKWSSLLGSDSFSHQYSEAPHGLPWFYTITHENANNNVAMYDPSLKKWHHPSVPLAPTKIVIPVASVGGLVCLLDLNHRNFYICNPLRQSLKEIPPRSVQGWSRVAVGMVLNGRSSSHGYKVMWLGNDGTYEVYDSTKNMWSCPGVFPTSIKLPLALNFRSQPVAVGSTLYFMCAEPDGVLSYDVSTGIWRQFAIPLPLHLTDHTLAEFQGRVMLVGLLCKNAATCVCIWELQKMTLLWKEVDRMPNIWCLEFYGKHMKMTCLGNSGLLMLSLKAKRMNRLVTYNLLKREWQKVPDCMLPCSRKKQWIACGTAFDPCPSALA
- the LOC120672246 gene encoding F-box only protein 6-like isoform X2, whose protein sequence is METNQSPPRKRLRRDRNREKELCSNTTAVMQQEIWKEFPEDLFETVITRLPVAAIFRFRTVCRKWSSLLGSDSFSHQYSEAPHGLPWFYTITHENANNNVAMYDPSLKKWHHPSVPLAPTKIVIPVASVGGLVCLLDLNHRNFYICNPLRQSLKEIPPRSVQGWSRVAVGMVLNGRSSSHGYKVMWLGNDGTYEVYDSTKNMWSCPGVFPTSIKLPLALNFRSQPVAVGSTLYFMCAEPDGVLSYDVSTGIWRQFAIPLPLHLTDHTLAEFQGRVMLVGLLCKNAATCVCIWELQKMTLLWKEVDRMPNIWCLEFYGKHMKMTCLGNSGLLMLSLKAKRMNRLVTYNLLKREWQKVPDCMLPCSRKKQWIACGTAFDPCPSALA